In the Bacteroidota bacterium genome, one interval contains:
- a CDS encoding T9SS type A sorting domain-containing protein codes for MTSRGAFRLFSMFIALMFALPPARADEPLRTLQSFGVAVQHGQPVYPLPANVALGLFNPDPLPDLLYHVENTVQLWQNNGDGTFGIRPVFERRAQGTILKMEIRKSKMMGDNIQNPASWGEIVLAYANGSEEVISHTRILQSRTPFASLPQHSNGPQLCFREVWKSEPNAGLCDQVSIGDIDNDGRLEMAYWFYSPPGQPDVNRLAIYEVVGNDSIRLDWDTLFYGAAGGPFGLSDIDKNGRKEILIFRNGCAFVECFGPGQYRYYSTNLYPPITGATFRMMETDIDHDGTKEITMLTSDLNAVGEQTIFSIGRYSGKGQASDGTWSISFSTVQLARFPWYSFDMAIGQIDGTGRDEIVPAGGSFGVNQPVPINYLWYSGIPGLQLWQRRQIHTGLKSGTGAVMFANLDSDTVKEFISGAPGPIGHGSMFALKYISDTTWTVLWADSSLRNAPLWVNAGMLSGTPVVAGANTFSPNFDTIWSKLNTYAANGASNGVWLRDSGSIQQFHFVDINHNEKTNLVFAQLSHQLNHRLAVFEAEEPTRVPNAEHSPASISLHQNYPNPFNPTTTIRFEIPLAGLVSIAVFDIVGREVKTLINDNLQAGVHKVTWNGTNSKGGDVSSGVYLYRLVVSDRNGNVHSAIKRMVLIK; via the coding sequence ATGACTTCGCGCGGAGCTTTCCGTCTGTTCAGCATGTTCATTGCTCTCATGTTTGCTCTGCCGCCGGCGAGAGCCGACGAGCCCCTGAGAACTCTTCAATCGTTCGGCGTTGCCGTTCAGCACGGCCAGCCCGTCTATCCCCTCCCTGCCAATGTTGCCCTTGGCCTGTTCAATCCCGACCCACTCCCAGATTTGTTGTATCATGTTGAAAACACAGTCCAACTCTGGCAGAATAACGGCGATGGTACTTTTGGAATAAGGCCGGTCTTTGAGCGACGAGCGCAGGGAACCATCCTAAAAATGGAGATCCGAAAGAGCAAGATGATGGGGGACAACATTCAAAACCCCGCGAGTTGGGGAGAAATTGTCCTAGCATATGCGAACGGGTCCGAAGAAGTAATTTCGCATACGCGTATTCTGCAGAGTAGGACACCCTTTGCATCACTTCCCCAACACTCCAACGGTCCGCAATTGTGTTTTCGCGAGGTATGGAAGAGTGAACCTAATGCTGGGTTGTGTGACCAAGTTTCCATAGGCGATATCGATAATGACGGCCGGTTAGAAATGGCATACTGGTTCTACTCACCACCCGGACAGCCCGACGTAAACCGGCTTGCCATCTACGAGGTCGTAGGAAACGATTCAATCCGTCTGGACTGGGATACCTTGTTCTACGGTGCAGCGGGAGGTCCGTTTGGCCTGTCGGACATCGATAAAAACGGCCGTAAAGAGATTCTGATTTTTCGTAACGGATGCGCATTTGTTGAATGTTTTGGGCCGGGACAATACCGCTACTATTCCACAAACCTCTACCCTCCCATCACTGGTGCAACATTCCGCATGATGGAAACGGATATTGATCATGACGGCACAAAAGAAATAACAATGCTTACAAGTGATCTCAATGCAGTAGGAGAACAGACGATATTCTCAATTGGTCGATACTCAGGGAAAGGACAGGCCTCGGATGGCACTTGGTCTATATCGTTCAGCACAGTTCAACTTGCCCGCTTCCCATGGTACTCATTTGATATGGCAATTGGACAAATTGATGGTACAGGCCGAGACGAAATTGTCCCGGCAGGAGGATCGTTTGGGGTTAACCAACCTGTCCCAATAAACTATCTTTGGTACAGCGGCATCCCGGGCTTACAACTGTGGCAAAGGCGACAAATCCACACCGGCTTGAAATCGGGAACGGGCGCAGTAATGTTTGCGAATTTGGATAGCGACACGGTCAAAGAGTTCATCAGCGGTGCGCCCGGGCCTATCGGACATGGTTCCATGTTTGCGCTGAAGTATATCTCCGATACAACCTGGACTGTGTTATGGGCCGATTCTTCACTGCGGAACGCACCGCTGTGGGTGAACGCAGGAATGCTTTCCGGCACACCCGTCGTCGCCGGGGCGAATACATTCAGTCCGAACTTCGACACCATTTGGAGCAAACTGAATACGTATGCCGCCAACGGCGCGAGCAATGGGGTTTGGTTGCGAGATTCCGGATCGATTCAACAATTTCATTTCGTCGATATCAATCACAATGAGAAAACAAACCTTGTCTTTGCCCAGTTGTCGCATCAGTTGAACCACAGGCTGGCAGTTTTTGAGGCCGAGGAGCCAACTCGTGTTCCCAACGCGGAGCACTCCCCGGCATCAATCTCATTGCATCAGAATTACCCAAACCCGTTCAACCCGACTACAACGATACGCTTCGAAATTCCTCTTGCCGGCTTGGTTAGCATAGCAGTATTTGACATTGTTGGCAGGGAGGTGAAAACGCTCATCAACGATAACCTGCAAGCAGGGGTGCATAAGGTCACCTGGAATGGAACGAATAGCAAAGGAGGTGATGTGAGCAGCGGCGTGTACCTGTACCGGCTTGTCGTATCCGACCGCAACGGTAATGTGCACAGCGCAATAAAGAGAATGGTTCTCATAAAGTAA
- a CDS encoding metallophosphoesterase, protein MRLQFLIFFSIWFGVIGLAHWYVGRRVIKAAQFTREQARIARAVVILLFLIPQVPFAFFLAGVQSSVLDILSYLGYIVMGFFTLVLTFFVLRDLVVLASRLIEKGKKIFTKNPVPAPVNDDRRRFLVHATNISIIGLAAAASGYGFMQAHRRPTVESVDIPLGTLPPEFEGFRILQFSDLHVGPTIKREYVEEVVAQILDQKADMIVFTGDLVDGSVAWLRDDVAPLKELKAPFGTYFSTGNHEYYSGVDSWMREASHLGFDVLVNEHRIVEKGEGKIVLAGVTDYGGGDFGSAHRSNPSSSIAGAPEGLTKILLAHQPRSIAEAAKAGFDLQLSGHTHGGQYFPGNYLARLNQPYIEGLHKHGSMWVYVNRGVGYWGPPIRLGTVPELTLFTLRKA, encoded by the coding sequence ATGCGACTTCAATTTCTCATCTTCTTCTCTATATGGTTCGGCGTCATCGGGCTGGCGCATTGGTATGTCGGCAGGCGGGTTATCAAGGCGGCGCAATTCACTCGCGAACAGGCGCGCATTGCCCGGGCTGTGGTGATTCTCCTGTTTCTCATTCCCCAGGTCCCGTTTGCCTTCTTCCTTGCGGGCGTTCAAAGCAGCGTGCTGGACATTCTTTCCTATCTCGGCTACATCGTCATGGGGTTCTTCACGCTCGTGCTGACCTTCTTTGTCTTGCGTGATCTTGTGGTGTTGGCAAGCAGACTCATCGAAAAGGGGAAGAAGATCTTCACAAAAAATCCAGTGCCGGCGCCGGTGAACGACGATCGCCGCAGATTTCTTGTGCACGCAACAAACATCAGCATCATCGGCCTTGCCGCCGCGGCAAGCGGGTACGGATTCATGCAGGCACACCGCCGCCCGACTGTCGAATCGGTGGATATTCCTCTCGGCACTCTTCCGCCGGAGTTCGAGGGCTTTCGCATTCTCCAATTCTCCGATCTGCATGTCGGCCCGACGATCAAGCGGGAGTATGTGGAGGAGGTTGTCGCGCAGATTCTGGATCAGAAAGCGGACATGATTGTCTTTACGGGAGATTTGGTTGACGGCTCGGTTGCGTGGCTCCGGGATGATGTCGCTCCGCTGAAGGAACTGAAGGCGCCGTTCGGGACATACTTCTCCACCGGGAATCATGAGTATTATTCGGGAGTTGATTCGTGGATGCGTGAGGCGTCGCACCTCGGGTTCGACGTGCTGGTGAATGAGCATCGTATCGTTGAAAAAGGAGAAGGGAAGATTGTTCTCGCGGGCGTGACGGACTACGGCGGCGGGGATTTCGGAAGCGCACACAGGTCGAATCCCTCATCGTCAATTGCCGGAGCCCCGGAGGGATTGACAAAAATTCTCCTTGCCCACCAACCGCGCAGCATTGCAGAAGCCGCGAAAGCAGGATTCGACCTCCAGCTTTCGGGGCATACGCACGGCGGACAGTATTTTCCCGGCAACTATCTTGCACGGCTCAACCAACCGTACATCGAAGGATTGCACAAACACGGCAGCATGTGGGTGTACGTGAACCGCGGAGTCGGCTATTGGGGTCCGCCGATTAGGTTGGGAACAGTGCCGGAGTTGACTCTTTTTACCTTGCGAAAAGCCTGA